CACCGTCCTGACCCTGGCCTGGCGCTTCGGCGCCCGACACACCGAGTCGGCCATCGAACGGGAGGCGCACCTGCTGCGCGTGGAAGTCGCCGCCCGCGCACTCGACCCGCGCGGGCACCGTACCGGGCTACGTTCCGGCGAACTGCTCGCCATCGCGTCGGCCGACACCGAACGCGCCGCGCTGGCGATCCGCGCCGGATCGGTGGCCACCGCCGCGTTCGCCGCGCTCGCCGTCTCCGCGATCGTGCTGCTCGCCATCGACGTTCCGCTGGGGCTCGGGGTGCTGGTCGGCGTGCCGGTGGTGGTGCTCGCCCTGCAGGCGCTCGCGCCGATGGTCACCCGGCGGGTCGGCGCCCAGCAGGCCGCGGCGGCGGCCACCACCGCACTGGCCACCGACCTGGTCGACGGACTCCGCGCCCTGCGTGGCATCGGCGCCCAGCACAACGCCGCCCTGCGCTACCGCGACTCCAGCCAGCGGACCCTCGCGGTGACCCTGCGGGCGACCACCCTCACAGGGGTCTACCAAGGCGTCACCGCCGGTGCCGGCGGGCTGTTCCTGGCGGCGGTCGCCGGGGTCGCCGGCGCGATGGCGGTCGACGGCCGGCTCGGCGTCGGGGAGTTCATCACAGTGGTCGGGCTGGCGCAGTTCCTCGCCGAGCCGGTACGCGCCCTCGGCTTCTGCGGCCAACTCGGGGCCAGCGCGTGGGCCTCCGCCGACCGGGTCGCCACGGTGCTCGCCGCGCCGCCGGTGGTGATCCCCGGACCACGCCGGGCACCGTCGCCTGCCCCGGTCCGGCTCACCCTGGCCGGCGTCTCCTACCGCACCCTGCGCGACGTCGACCTGCGGCTGGCCGCCGGTGAACTACTCGGTGTGGTGGCGCACGATCCCCGGGACGCCGCCGCCCTGCTCGACCTGCTGCGCGGCGCCGTGCCGACCGACCAGTACGCCGGGACGCTGAGTCTCGACGGCGTACCGGCCCAGGAATTCACCCTCGACGCCCGCCGTGAACTGCTGCTGGTCGAGCAGCACGACGTCGACCTGTTCGAAGGGACCCTGCGCGGCAACCTGCTGATCCGCGCCGCAGGCAGGGGCGACGACGGCGCGGTCGCGCCGCTGGCCGAGGCGCTTGCCGCCGCCAGCGCCGACGACATCGTCGCCGGACACCCCGCCGGTCTCGATCATCAGGTCACCGATCGGGGGGCCAGCCTTTCCGGCGGCCAGCGGCAACGGCTCGGCCTCGCCCGGGCGTTGCTGGCGAACCCGCCGATCCTGGTGCTGCACGATCCGACCACCGCCGTCGACGCGGCGACCGAGCAGCGCCTCGCCGTGGGTCTCGCCGCGTCGCGCCGTGCGGCCGCCGCCGGTGCTTCGGCCGCTGACACGTCCGCCGGTGCTTCGGCCGCTGACACGTCCGCCGGTGCTTCGGCCGCCGCTGGCGCGCCGGCCACCCTGATCATCACCAGCAGTCCGGTCCTGCTCGCGCAGGCCGACCGGGTGCTGGTCCTCGACGGCGGCCGGATCGTCAACGAGGGACACCATCGGGACCTCGCCCGCACCGACGCGACCTACCAGGAGGTGGTGCTGCGGTGAGTGGCACGGATCCGGGCCCGGTACGGCTGCCGATCGCCTCGGCGGGGCGTACCTGGGCGGTGCTGGGCACCGAGTTTCGCCGGCTGCCCGGCCTGAGCCTGTCCGCGCTGCTGGTCGTCCTCGCCGCCAGCGCCGCCGGGCTGGTGGCACCCTGGGTCCTCGGTGAACTGGTCGACGACATCCGGGCCGGTGCCGGAACCGATCGGGTGGTCCGCGCGGTGGTGCTGGTCACCGTCGCGGCCACGGTGGGGGCGGTGCTGACCGGGCTGGGCGCGGCGCTGGTCGCCCGCAGCGGCGAAACCGTACTCGCCCGCCTCCGGGAACGGGTGCTGGACCGCGCTCTGCACCTGCCGTCGGGAACGCTGGAGCGGATCGGCACCGGCGACCTGCTCGCCCGGGTCGGCGACGACGTCTCGGTGGTCACCCGGGTCATCACCGAGACCGCCCCGGTGCTGGTGTCCGCGTTGCTGACCGTGGTGCTCACCGTCGGCGGGCTGTTCGCCCTCGACTGGCGGCTCGGGCTGGCCGGCCTGGTGGCGGTGCCGATGTACCTGCTCGCTCTGCGCTGGTACCTGCCCCGATCCGGGCCGTACTACGCCCGGCAACGCGCGGCCAACGGCGACCGCGCCCAAGCGGTGGTCGGGGCGCTGCGGGGAGCCGCCACGGTCCGGGCGTACCGGCTGGAGGACGTGCACACCGAGCTGATCGCGCGCCGGTCGGCGGTGGCCCGGGACCTGGCCATCACGGTGCTGTACCTGTTCACCCGGTTCGGGGCGCGGCTCAACCGGGCCGAGTGTGTCGGCTTGAGCGCCGTACTGGTGGTGGGTTTCCTGCTGGTCCGTGCCGACGCGACCACCGTCGGCGCGACCACCGCCGCCGCGCTGTACTTTCACCGGCTGTTCAACCCGCTGGGTGCCCTGGTCGCCGAGTTCGACCAGGTCCAGCAGGCGGGCGCGAGCCTGGCGCGGCTGGTCGGAGTGGCCGATCTGCCACCGCCGCCGGTGACCGTACCGCCCGCTCCGGTCGACACCTCGATCGAACTCGACGGTGTCGGCCACCGCTACGACGGCGGCCCGGCGGTGCTGCGGGACATCACCCTGCGGATCGACCCGGGTGAGCGGGTGGCGGTCGTCGGCGCCAGCGGCGCGGGCAAGAGCACCCTAGCGGCGGTGGCCGCCGGCCTGATCCGGCCGGTCGTCGGCACGGTCCGGCTCGGTACGGTCGACCTGGCCGCGCCGGCGGCGGCCGGACTGGTCGACCGGATCGCTCTGATCAGTCAGGACGTGCACGTGTTCGCCGGCCCGCTGACCGCCGACGTCCGACTGGCCCGGGCCGACGCCGGCACCGCCGAGATCGTCGACGCGTTGCGGACCGTCGGTGCGCTCGGCTGGGCGCGGGCCCTGCCGGACGGTCTGGACACCGTGGTGGGTGAGGGCGGGCATCCGTTGAGCCCGGCCCAGGCGCAGCAGCTGGCGCTGGCCCGGTTGGTGCTCGCCGATCCGGACGTGGCGATCCTCGACGAGGCCACCGCGGAAGCCGGCAGCGCCGGTGCGCGGGAGCTCGAACGGGCCGCGTTGGCCGCCACCGCCCGGCGGACCACGCTGATCGTCGCGCACCGGCTGACCCAGGCCCGCGCGGCGGACCGGATCGTGGTGCTGGACGCCGGCCGGATCGTGCAGATCGGCACCCACGACGAGCTGGTCGCCGCCGACGGCCCGTACCAACGGTTGTGGGACAG
The sequence above is a segment of the Solwaraspora sp. WMMD406 genome. Coding sequences within it:
- a CDS encoding ABC transporter ATP-binding protein, which translates into the protein MPAPDPPRQTAARLLRRAVSRHRRRIAAGLALLSLHQVAEAAVPVAIGLIVEHAVATGDWTALVVSVLGLVLLFTVLTLAWRFGARHTESAIEREAHLLRVEVAARALDPRGHRTGLRSGELLAIASADTERAALAIRAGSVATAAFAALAVSAIVLLAIDVPLGLGVLVGVPVVVLALQALAPMVTRRVGAQQAAAAATTALATDLVDGLRALRGIGAQHNAALRYRDSSQRTLAVTLRATTLTGVYQGVTAGAGGLFLAAVAGVAGAMAVDGRLGVGEFITVVGLAQFLAEPVRALGFCGQLGASAWASADRVATVLAAPPVVIPGPRRAPSPAPVRLTLAGVSYRTLRDVDLRLAAGELLGVVAHDPRDAAALLDLLRGAVPTDQYAGTLSLDGVPAQEFTLDARRELLLVEQHDVDLFEGTLRGNLLIRAAGRGDDGAVAPLAEALAAASADDIVAGHPAGLDHQVTDRGASLSGGQRQRLGLARALLANPPILVLHDPTTAVDAATEQRLAVGLAASRRAAAAGASAADTSAGASAADTSAGASAAAGAPATLIITSSPVLLAQADRVLVLDGGRIVNEGHHRDLARTDATYQEVVLR
- a CDS encoding ABC transporter ATP-binding protein gives rise to the protein MSGTDPGPVRLPIASAGRTWAVLGTEFRRLPGLSLSALLVVLAASAAGLVAPWVLGELVDDIRAGAGTDRVVRAVVLVTVAATVGAVLTGLGAALVARSGETVLARLRERVLDRALHLPSGTLERIGTGDLLARVGDDVSVVTRVITETAPVLVSALLTVVLTVGGLFALDWRLGLAGLVAVPMYLLALRWYLPRSGPYYARQRAANGDRAQAVVGALRGAATVRAYRLEDVHTELIARRSAVARDLAITVLYLFTRFGARLNRAECVGLSAVLVVGFLLVRADATTVGATTAAALYFHRLFNPLGALVAEFDQVQQAGASLARLVGVADLPPPPVTVPPAPVDTSIELDGVGHRYDGGPAVLRDITLRIDPGERVAVVGASGAGKSTLAAVAAGLIRPVVGTVRLGTVDLAAPAAAGLVDRIALISQDVHVFAGPLTADVRLARADAGTAEIVDALRTVGALGWARALPDGLDTVVGEGGHPLSPAQAQQLALARLVLADPDVAILDEATAEAGSAGARELERAALAATARRTTLIVAHRLTQARAADRIVVLDAGRIVQIGTHDELVAADGPYQRLWDSWTGAETGPQVDLTGNLV